Proteins encoded within one genomic window of Terriglobales bacterium:
- a CDS encoding ACP S-malonyltransferase, with translation RAAELAKQRGAKRAILLPVSAPFHCSLMRPAQERLAADLKALEFRSVGVPVVCNVDAALVTDPAKARDALIRQVTGAVQWERSMRLLIAQGVKTFVEVGPGRVLSGLMRQIDRARTCVNAEDEASLAKALGQLVASSQ, from the coding sequence CGCGCCGCCGAGCTGGCCAAGCAGCGCGGCGCCAAGCGCGCCATCCTGCTGCCGGTGAGCGCGCCCTTCCATTGCTCGCTGATGCGGCCGGCGCAGGAGCGCCTGGCCGCCGACCTGAAGGCGCTCGAGTTCCGCAGCGTGGGCGTCCCGGTGGTGTGCAACGTGGATGCCGCGCTGGTCACGGACCCGGCCAAGGCGCGCGACGCGCTCATCCGCCAAGTGACGGGTGCAGTCCAGTGGGAGCGCTCCATGCGCCTGCTCATCGCCCAGGGGGTGAAGACGTTCGTCGAGGTCGGCCCCGGGCGCGTTCTCTCCGGGCTGATGCGGCAGATCGACCGCGCCCGGACCTGCGTCAATGCGGAAGATGAGGCTTCGCTCGCGAAGGCGCTGGGACAGCTGGTAGCTAGTAGCCAGTAG